The genomic region ACTTCTAAACTCCTAGTACACAGTTAGCCAGATTGTGCCAAGGATCGAGTGTTTTTGTATGCTTTCATATTGGGTGCATATGGATGCATAACAGAAGCAATTCAAGTTGTTCAATAAAACATGTTGAAGAATAAAGTTCTTATAATACCTTGGCAGCACGCTTTTTCACGTCTCGAAAAAAGAATTGCCAAATGGTCAACTTCAATacatgaaatgaaatgattgcTGCTCTATACAAAGCCAAAAATGGGCCAAACCGATAGACAACAGAAACACTTTTTGAGCTGTGTGTTCCAACGATATGCCCGAATTCACTTTCCAATGATTCTTTCCTCAACTTTGCGTACTCCGCAGAAGGGCTCTCCCCATGCACACTGAAGAAACCCCTAGAAAACCTGCATGAAAAAACTTTACAGGCTAAATCGCAATAAACATTTATTAGAGTGGCTCCCACATTTTATTTATCAGTACCTATCTAACCAAATTCCAAGCATAACGATAAGTGGTAAATATCCAGGCACTTACTGATATCGTCGCAGCAAGCATGACGAGTGCCAAGTATCCTGCGATCCCGCAATTCCAATATCTACCTGAGCTTCCAGAGAAACAGAATGACGCAGGATGGTTCCCACAGGTCTGTCATGGTGTACTGCTGCAAGAAGCATCGGTTACCAAATAACACAAACAGCAACATTCACATCACAGAACCAATACTAAATAAACAACGACGGTGAAATGTCCTCTTCGTTTCCGTTGCAAACATAAATGATCCGACCAAGTATTAGACTAGTCCGTGCTCTAACACTACTAGAAAAAcatggttaattttttttcccagaaacaaaaccaaaataatCATAACATCAAAGGAAATTAAGCTCAGTGCAGCAGTAGCAACTCAAATTATTGCCATTCAAATTGAGAGAACAACGGGTggaaaaaagaagggaaaaatgGTACCCGTGGAGAGCAATGCGAGACGGCGGCAACGGTTGAGAGTGGCGAAGACATTCCTCATCGGGTCGAATCATACAAAGGAAGGTCATGCACCCATTTGGGAGATTAACTCGTGCTGACAATTTGTTCGTGAAAATGCGTCTTTGAACGAACCTTCGCGACGCAGATTCTGCTTCCGACTGCCGAAATTTTGCCACGTTACAAGTCTACATGGCGCATCAACCGTACACCAACGGCCTCTCTCAACTCTATTAGTCGACACTCTCAACACAATACACTTAACGCAGACAGCCGGCCCAACTCGCATGTAATGGATTTAGATTGGGCTGGATTTGGGCTAAGCCTAACTCGAGGCCCATCGATAAAACAATTATACATTGTAGGAGTGAGTATTAATGGGTTCCAAGCAAAATTGATTGTCTTCAATTAATTTGGATGAATTTTTTTCGATTTTGGCATTAATCGATTAGGAGatttaattcattttgattatttcgattgattttttaagttttaaatttacaatcaaatcaataaaaaaatcaattattaataatatatttcaaaatatttctataaaatcaaaataatttattaaaccgacaaaaataaatcaatttaagttatttttatatgaaaaattgatTAACTCGATTTTCCAAATGTTAAGATCGAACTAACCAAATATTTATCCCTTGTATTCTATCCTTATAGattgaggaaagaaaaaaaatcttatgctattattataaatgtaataacataaacacttattatgaataataatttatatagttTTTGTAATTGATGAGAACGTTATCATATGATATCTAAATGGTTTACAATTTGCAATAAGATAATAATATCCAACAAGCATTGTCTCTCATGAAAAAATGTATGAGCATGACTCATGTTATTGACACCTCTATGCTTTAAAAGCTACCATAAATACATGAGATGGAAAGTATTGATATTTGATGCCACATTTTCCCTCCAATAAATCCCaacaagttattattattattattattattattattattattatgaatcATGAATAATTGCAACCATTAATATAGATGGTgaaacttttgaaaaaaataattactcAAAAAAAAGTATATAGCAAAGagagtattattattttttgatgaaGTTAAAGTTACAAcgtaaaaattcaattataatcaatatatatatatatataaggaaactaattaaacaaattaatataaaGTAAAAACCTAATAGTACTTGCAATTATcactttttataaataaactggttgatattatttttctcaacaaaagaaaaagggaaaaggagaaagaaaaagaaaaatctgtCTTGACTCTTGAATAGGAGAAATTTGTTGTAGGCCAATTCCCAAAGCTACAATCGGGCCCCGATCAATCGAAGAAAACCCACCCACCCACCGGATCAAACTGCAGTTACTGGTTCAGTGCTTCTCAGGCTCATCGCCCCGCCGCATAGAAACTCGAAAAACCCTGGCTTCAGGGCTTATCAGAAAGATCCTCCCTCTAAATTTTCCGGTCTCATCTCTTTCAGCAAGTCAAATGGTCAAGGAAGCGCAATCTTTGCGCCCATGGTTCCTGGATTTGGTACCCTTGTTGGTGGTTCTCTTGATAGCTGCTCATGTCTTCGCTTTGGCAAGTCTTTCACTTCACTTTTCACATTTTACCCTTTCTTTCTGATTGTTATTGTCTGCAAATTAGAtatttgatttgttgtttttttcttgttacagGTTTACTGGATTTTCAGACTAGCTACCGACAAACAGCCCCAAAGAAGAAAGGCGCACTAAGCTATACATTACATTGGAAAATTGGAGAGTACTAGGTTCGTcaaactgtttttttttttttaaattcattgtCTCTTTACTGATTCCGTGATGTTAAGTGAATTTGGGTTAGGGGAAAATCTGCTCCTTTGTGCTTTCCATATCTGGAGAAGTGTGGGTAGAAATCAAAATAGATTTCTTTTG from Theobroma cacao cultivar B97-61/B2 chromosome 9, Criollo_cocoa_genome_V2, whole genome shotgun sequence harbors:
- the LOC18587666 gene encoding uncharacterized protein LOC18587666, whose translation is MVKEAQSLRPWFLDLVPLLVVLLIAAHVFALVYWIFRLATDKQPQRRKAH